The following are encoded in a window of Eleutherodactylus coqui strain aEleCoq1 chromosome 12, aEleCoq1.hap1, whole genome shotgun sequence genomic DNA:
- the LOC136586484 gene encoding atypical chemokine receptor 4-like, producing the protein MTTAESYEDYNHTAFDYDSHEEVCMKHDIRRFASVFLPAFYSVAFVVGVAGNSLVVAIYAYYKKIKTKTDVYLLNLAVADLLLLFTLPFWAVDASIGWQFGKAMCKMTSALYTVNFSSGMQFLACISLDRYFAVLRVSTNQNFRRRCWAICLFVWITSVLLSIPDLQFGEVREHNGKNACLPTYPKDSVKEVTAFIQILETVCCFAIPFVIMLYCYSAIAKVLVKTPNIKRSRPLKVLLAVVGMFLITQLPYNAIKFWRAIDIVYILITSCQTSKTIDLMMQVTSSMALFHCCLNPLLYAFMGTTFKSYVTKTVKKVGSWRRRQGAPSVEEYSMCSDNHVEETNSFSI; encoded by the coding sequence ATGACAACAGCCGAAAGCTATGAAGACTACAATCATACTGCTTTTGATTACGACAGTCATGAAGAAGTTTGTATGAAGCATGACATTCGGAGATTTGCTTCCGTTTTCCTCCCGGCGTTCTACTCGGTGGCGTTTGTGGTTGGCGTAGCTGGCAATTCCTTAGTAGTTGCCATTTATGCATAttataagaaaataaaaactaaaacgGATGTCTACCTGCTGAATCTCGCAGTGGCAGATCTACTGCTGCTCTTCACCCTTCCTTTTTGGGCCGTAGATGCTTCCATTGGTTGGCAGTTTGGGAAAGCAATGTGCAAGATGACCTCCGCTTTGTACACCGTAAACTTCAGCTCAGGCATGCAGTTCCTGGCTTGCATTAGCTTGGACAGATACTTCGCTGTACTCAGAGTATCAACCAATCAAAATTTCAGAAGAAGATGTTGGGCCATTTGTCTTTTTGTATGGATCACTTCAGTGTTGCTGAGCATCCCCGATTTACAATTTGGTGAAGTAAGGGAACACAATGGAAAGAATGCCTGCCTACCAACATACCCGAAAGATTCGGTAAAGGAGGTCACTGCCTTCATTCAGATTCTGGAAACTGTGTGCTGCTTTGCAATCCCTTTCGTTATCATGCTGTACTGCTATTCGGCCATAGCCAAAGTCCTGGTTAAAACACCGAACATCAAAAGATCTCGTCCACTGAAGGTCTTATTGGCAGTGGTGGGAATGTTTCTCATCACACAGCTGCCATATAATGCTATTAAATTCTGGAGGGCCATCgatatagtatatatattgaTAACCAGTTGCCAGACCAGTAAAACCATAGACCTAATGATGCAGGTGACCAGTAGCATGGCCTTATTTCACTGTTGTCTCAATCCGCTACTCTATGCTTTCATGGGGACAACATTTAAGTCTTATGTTACTAAAACGGTGAAAAAGGTTGGCTCTTGGAGGAGAAGACAAGGAGCTCCGAGTGTTGAAGAGTATTCAATGTGTTCTGACAACCATGTAGAAGAAACAAACAGTTTTTCTATCTAA